A genome region from Arachis duranensis cultivar V14167 chromosome 8, aradu.V14167.gnm2.J7QH, whole genome shotgun sequence includes the following:
- the LOC107462129 gene encoding 2-methylene-furan-3-one reductase-like, which yields MAASTTSIPSHIKAWVYNEYRNIEETLKLDPNIATPQIKDDQVLIKVVAAALNPVDYKKALGLFKDTDSPFPTAPGYDVAGVVVKVGSKVKKFKVGDEVYGDINENAGNPKAIGTLAEYTSAEEKVLAHKPSNLSFIEASSLPLAIITAYQGIERAQFSSGKSILVLGGAGGVGSLVIQLAKQVFGASKVAATASTGKLELLRELGADLPIDYTKENFEELPEKFDFVYDTVGQSDRALKATKEGGQVITIAGPASPPAIWFFLHSDGAVLDKLKPYLDSSKVKPVLDPKSPLPFSKAIEAFSYLKTNRATGKVVIHPIP from the exons ATGGCAGCAAGCACGACTAGCATCCCATCTCACATAAAAGCCTGGGTCTACAATGAATATAGGAACATTGAAGAGACTCTCAAGTTAGACCCAAACATAGCTACACCACAAATCAAGGATGACCAAGTTCTCATCAAGGTTGTGGCTGCAGCCCTTAACCCTGTAGATTATAAGAAGGCCCTTGGACTTTTCAAGGACACTGACTCTCCATTTCCA ACAGCTCCAGGGTATGATGTTGCTGGTGTGGTGGTGAAAGTGGGAAGCAAAGTGAAGAAATTTAAGGTTGGAGATGAAGTTTATGGTGATATCAATGAGAATGCTGGGAATCCAAAGGCTATTGGGACCTTAGCAGAGTATACTAGTGCCGAAGAGAAGGTGTTGGCACACAAACCCTCTAATTTGAGCTTTATTGAAGCTTCTAGCCTCCCTTTAGCAATCATCACTGCTTATCAAGGTATCGAGAGAGCTCAATTTTCTTCTGGAAAATCTATTCTTGTTCTTGGAGGTGCTGGTGGAGTTGGAAGCCTTGTTATTCAG TTAGCCAAGCAAGTTTTTGGTGCATCTAAGGTAGCAGCTACTGCTAGTACTGGAAAATTGGAGCTGTTAAGGGAGTTAGGAGCAGACTTGCCTATTGATTATACAAAGGAGAATTTTGAAGAACTGCcagaaaaatttgattttgtgtATGACACAGTAG GCCAAAGTGACAGGGCATTGAAGGCTACCAAAGAAGGAGGACAAGTAATAACAATAGCAGGACCTGCAAGTCCACCTGCAATATGGTTCTTTCTCCATTCAGATGGTGCTGTCTTGGACAAACTCAAACCTTATTTGGATAGTAGCAAGGTGAAGCCAGTGTTGGATCCCAAGAGCCCTCTCCCATTTTCTAAGGCAATAGAAGCATTTTCCTACCTCAAGACCAATAGAGCCACCGGAAAAGTTGTTATACATCCAATCCCATAA